The Callithrix jacchus isolate 240 chromosome 20, calJac240_pri, whole genome shotgun sequence genome has a window encoding:
- the PLEKHG4 gene encoding puratrophin-1 isoform X7, which produces MERSLEDGDESPDSQGHATDWRFAVCSFRDAWEEEESASQMHNKDTGAPGPSAGAAQDEGLQDSHLSRELQLPPAADGSGDTQRGIVESSSVLSEGPGPSGVESLIYPMSSHLSLAQGESDSPGAGLVGDPDPSRAMPSGLSPGGLDSDPVGLGDPLSDTSSKLLEAAPSGSSLPKPADCLLAQDLCWELLASGMATLPGTRDVKGRAVLLLCAHSPAWLQPECSSQELIRLLLYLRSIPRPEVQALGLTVLIDAQICSPSSSLFFGLSQLQEAAPGALHQVLLVGSMLLEEVPSGLQLEQLPCHQSLLTHIPMAGLPTWLGGGLPYCHQAWLDFRRRLEALLQNCQAACVLLQGAIESMKAVPQPMEPGEVSQLLQQTEVLMQQVLDSPQLAWLQCQGGRELTRLKQEVPEVTLSPDYRTAMDKANELYDHVDGLLHQLTLQSNQRIQALELVQTLATQEGGLHQIEVWLQQVGWPALEEPGEPSLDMMLQAQGPFQELYQVAQEQVRQGEKFLQPLADWKAAELGPPGARFLALRAQLTEFSRALARRCQRLADAERLFQLFREALTWAEEGQQVLAELEQERPGVVLQRLQLHWTRHPDLPPAHFRKMWALATGLGSEAIRQECRWAWARCQDTWLALDQKLEAALKLPLVGSTASLCVSQVPTAPAHPPLRKAYSFDRNLGQSLSEPARHRHHAATIGACRRPEAGGGAHSQASPTVPPPGSSDPGSPNRLQLVLAEMVATEREYVRALEYTMEHYFPELDRPDVPQGLRGQRTHLFGNLEKLRDFHCHFFLRELEACTRHPPRVAYAFLRHRVQFGMYALYSKNKPRSDALMSSYGHTFFKDKQQALGDHLDLASYLLKPIQRMGKYALLLQELARACGGPTRELSALQEAQSLVQFQLRHGNDLLAMDAIQGCDVNLKEQGQLVRQDEFVVRTGRHKSVRRIFLFEELLLFSKPRHGPTGVDTFAYKRSFKMADLGLTECCGDSNLRFEIWFRRRKARDTFVLQASSLAIKQAWTADISCLLWRQAVHNKEVRMAEMVSMGVGNKAFRDIAPSEEAINDRTVNYVLKCRVRSRASIAVAPFDSDSLYLGASNSLPGDPASCSVLGSLNLHLYRDPALLGRQCPLYPNFLEEAPLEAEVELGSLPSLTPEDSEVSSQCPSASGSSGSDSSCVSGQALGGGIEDLSYV; this is translated from the exons ATGGAAAGGTCCCTGGAGGATGGGGATGAGTCCCCAGACTCCCAGGGCCATGCCACAGACTGGAGGTTTGCTGTGTGCAGTTTCAGGGATGCCTGGGAAGAGGAGGAATCTGCTTCCCAGATGCACAATAAGGACACAGGTGCTCCAGGACCATCAGCGGGGGCAGCCCAGGATGAGGGGCTACAGGACAGCCACTTGTCCAGGGAGCTTCAGTTACCGCCGGCTGCAGATGGATCAGGGGATACCCAGAGGGGCATAGTAGAAAGCTCCTCAGTCCTCTCAGAAGGGCCAGGCCCCTCTGGAGTGGAGAGCCTCATATACCCCatgtcctcccatctcagcttggCACAGGGTGAGAGTGACAGCCCAGGGGCAGGGTTGGTAGGGGACCCAGATCCAAGCAGGGCGATGCCATCTGGCTTGAGCCCTGGGGGATTGGACAGTGATCCTGTGGGCCTTGGAGACCCTTTATCAGACACGTCGTCAAAGCTGCTGGAGGCAG CCCCCAGTGGATCCAGCCTCCCTAAGCCTGCTGACTGCCTCCTGGCCCAAGACCTCTGCTGGGAGCTGCTGGCCAGTGGCATGGCCACCTTGCCAG GGACTCGGGATGTGAAAGGTCGAGCAGTGCTGCTTCTGTGTGCCCACAGTCCAGCCTGGCTTCAGCCCGAGTGCAGCAGCCAGGAACTCATCCGCCTCCTACTCTACCTGAGAAGCATCCCCAG GCCTGAAGTCCAGGCCCTGGGACTGACGGTGCTAATAGATGCCCAAATTTGTTCCCCAAGTTCTTCCCTCTTCTTTGGGCTCAGCCAACTACAA GAAGCAGCCCCAGGGGCCTTGCACCAGGTGCTGCTAGTGGGAAGCATGCTGCTGGAGGAGGTGCCTTCCGGGCTGCAG CTGGAGCAGCTGCCTTGTCATCAGAGCCTGCTGACCCACATCCCAATGGCCGGGCTGCCCACTTGGCTAGGAGGAGGCCTGCCTTActgccatcaggcctggctgGATTTCCGGAGG CGGCTGGAAGCCCTACTGCAGAACTGTCAGGCGGCTTGTGTCCTGCTCCAGGGGGCCATTGAAAGTATGAAGGCTGTGCCCCAGCCCATGGAACCTGGG GAGGTCAGTCAGCTGCTACAGCAGACAGAGGTCCTGATGCAGCAGGTGCTAGACTCACCACAGCTGGCATGGCTACAATGCCAGGGGGGCCGGGAGCTGACACGGCTGAAGCAAGAGGTCCCAGAGGTGACCCTGAGCccagactacag GACGGCAATGGACAAGGCCAATGAGCTATATGACCATGTGGATGGATTGCTGCACCAACTGACCCTGCAGAGCAATCAGCGAATACAGGCCCTAGAGTTGGTCCAAACACTTGCGACCCAGGAGGGCGGACTGCACCAG ATTGAAGTGTGGCTGCAGCAGGTGGGCTGGCCAGCACTGGAGGAGCCTGGGGAACCCTCACTGGACATGATGCTCCAGGCCCAAGGCCCTTTTCAGGAGCTGTACCAGGTTGCCCAG GAGCAGGTCAGGCAAGGAGAGAAGTTTCTGCAGCCACTGGCTGACTGGAAGGCAGCTGAGCTGGGCCCCCCTGGGGCACGCTTTCTGGCCCTGCGAGCCCAGCTGACTGAATTCTCTAGGGCCTTGGCCAGGCGGTGCCAGCGGCTCGCAGATGCTGAGAGGCTGTTTCAGCTCTTCAGGGAG GCCTTGACGTGGGCTGAGGAGGGGCAGCAGGTGTTGGCAGAGCTGGAGCAGGAGCGCCCAGGGGTTGTGTTGCAGCGGCTGCAGCTGCATTGGACCAGGCACCCTGACTTGCCTCCTGCCCATTTCCGAAAGATGTGGGCTCTGGCCACAGGTCTAGGCTCAGAGGCCATCCGCCAGGAGTGCCGCTGGGCCTGGGCGCGGTGCCAGGACACCTGGCTGGCCCTGGACCAAAAGCTCGAGGCTGCACTGAAGCTACCACTGGTGGGCAGCACCGCTAGCCTGTGTGTCAGCCAGGTCCCCACTGCACCTGCCCACCCTCCCCTGAGGAAGGCCTACAGCTTTGATCGGAATCTGGGGCAGAGTCTCAGTGAACCTGCCCGCCACCGCCACCATGCAGCCACTATTGGTGCCTGCCGCAGaccagaggctggaggaggtgCCCATTCCCAGGCATCCCCTACTGTGCCTCCACCAGGCAGCTCTGACCCCGGGAGCCCCAACAG GCTGCAGCTGGTGCTGGCAGAGATGGTGGCCACAGAGCGAGAGTATGTCCGGGCCCTAGAGTACACAATGGAGCACTATTTCCCCGAGCTGGATCGCCCCGATGTACCTCAGGGCCTCCGCGGCCAGCGTACCCACCTCTTTGGCAACCTGGAGAAGCTGCGGGACTTTCACTGCCACTTCTTCCTGCGTGAGCTGGAGGCTTGCACCCGGCACCCGCCTCGAGTGGCCTATGCCTTCCTGCGCCAT AGGGTGCAGTTTGGGATGTATGCGCTCTACAGCAAGAATAAGCCTCGCTCTGATGCCCTGATGTCCAGCTATGGGCACACCTTCTTCAAG GACAAGCAGCAAGCACTCGGGGACCACCTGGACCTGGCCTCCTACTTGCTAAAGCCCATCCAGCGCATGGGCAAGTACGCGCTGCTGCTGCAGGAGCTGGCACGGGCCTGCGGGGGTCCCACACGGGAGCTCAGCGCACTGCAGGAGGCCCAGAGCCTCGTGCAATTCCAGCTGCGGCACGGCAATGACCTACTGGCCATGGACGCCATCCAGGGCTGTGAT GTTAACCTCAAGGAACAGGGTCAGTTGGTGCGACAGGATGAGTTTGTGGTGCGCACTGGGCGCCACAAGTCCGTTCGCCGCATCTTCCTCTTCGAGGAGCTGCTGCTCTTTAGCAAGCCTCGCCATGGGCCCACAGGTGTAGACACATTTGCCTACAAGCGCTCCTTCAAG ATGGCAGACCTTGGTCTCACTGAGTGCTGTGGGGACAGCAACCTGCGCTTCGAGATCTGGTTCCGCCGCCGGAAGGCCAGGGACACCTTTGTCCTACAGGCCTCCAGCTTGGCCATCAAGCAAGCCTGGACGGCTGACATATCCTGCCTGCTCTGGAGGCAGGCCGTCCACAACAAGG AGGTGCGCATGGCTGAGATGGTGTCCATGGGTGTGGGGAACAAGGCCTTCCGAGACATTGCCCCCAGCGAGGAAGCTATCAATGACCGCACCGTCAACTATGTCCTGAAGTGCCGAG TTCGCTCTCGGGCCTCCATTGCTGTGGCCCCGTTTGACTCTGACAGCCTCTACCTGGGGGCCTCAAACTCCCTTCCTGGAGACCCTGCCTCTTGCTCTGTTCTGGGGTCCCTCAACCTGCACCTGTACAGAGACCCAGCTCTTCTGGGTCGCCAATGTCCTCTGTATCCCAACTTCCTGGAGGAAGCACCactggaggccgaggtggagcTGGGCAGCCTGCCCTCTTTGA CTCCTGAGGACTCAGAGGTCTCATCCCAATGCCCGTCAGCCAGTGGCTCCAGTGGCTCTGACAGCAGCTGTGTGTCAGGGCAGGCCCTGGGTGGGGGCATCGAGGACTTATCCTAT GTCTGA
- the PLEKHG4 gene encoding puratrophin-1 isoform X8: MERSLEDGDESPDSQGHATDWRFAVCSFRDAWEEEESASQMHNKDTGAPGPSAGAAQDEGLQDSHLSRELQLPPAADGSGDTQRGIVESSSVLSEGPGPSGVESLIYPMSSHLSLAQGESDSPGAGLVGDPDPSRAMPSGLSPGGLDSDPVGLGDPLSDTSSKLLEAAPSGSSLPKPADCLLAQDLCWELLASGMATLPGTRDVKGRAVLLLCAHSPAWLQPECSSQELIRLLLYLRSIPRPEVQALGLTVLIDAQICSPSSSLFFGLSQLQEAAPGALHQVLLVGSMLLEEVPSGLQLEQLPCHQSLLTHIPMAGLPTWLGGGLPYCHQAWLDFRRGAIESMKAVPQPMEPGEVSQLLQQTEVLMQQVLDSPQLAWLQCQGGRELTRLKQEVPEVTLSPDYRTAMDKANELYDHVDGLLHQLTLQSNQRIQALELVQTLATQEGGLHQIEVWLQQVGWPALEEPGEPSLDMMLQAQGPFQELYQVAQEQVRQGEKFLQPLADWKAAELGPPGARFLALRAQLTEFSRALARRCQRLADAERLFQLFREALTWAEEGQQVLAELEQERPGVVLQRLQLHWTRHPDLPPAHFRKMWALATGLGSEAIRQECRWAWARCQDTWLALDQKLEAALKLPLVGSTASLCVSQVPTAPAHPPLRKAYSFDRNLGQSLSEPARHRHHAATIGACRRPEAGGGAHSQASPTVPPPGSSDPGSPNRLQLVLAEMVATEREYVRALEYTMEHYFPELDRPDVPQGLRGQRTHLFGNLEKLRDFHCHFFLRELEACTRHPPRVAYAFLRHRVQFGMYALYSKNKPRSDALMSSYGHTFFKDKQQALGDHLDLASYLLKPIQRMGKYALLLQELARACGGPTRELSALQEAQSLVQFQLRHGNDLLAMDAIQGCDVNLKEQGQLVRQDEFVVRTGRHKSVRRIFLFEELLLFSKPRHGPTGVDTFAYKRSFKMADLGLTECCGDSNLRFEIWFRRRKARDTFVLQASSLAIKQAWTADISCLLWRQAVHNKEVRMAEMVSMGVGNKAFRDIAPSEEAINDRTVNYVLKCREVRSRASIAVAPFDSDSLYLGASNSLPGDPASCSVLGSLNLHLYRDPALLGRQCPLYPNFLEEAPLEAEVELGSLPSLTPEDSEVSSQCPSASGSSGSDSSCVSGQALGGGIEDLSYV; encoded by the exons ATGGAAAGGTCCCTGGAGGATGGGGATGAGTCCCCAGACTCCCAGGGCCATGCCACAGACTGGAGGTTTGCTGTGTGCAGTTTCAGGGATGCCTGGGAAGAGGAGGAATCTGCTTCCCAGATGCACAATAAGGACACAGGTGCTCCAGGACCATCAGCGGGGGCAGCCCAGGATGAGGGGCTACAGGACAGCCACTTGTCCAGGGAGCTTCAGTTACCGCCGGCTGCAGATGGATCAGGGGATACCCAGAGGGGCATAGTAGAAAGCTCCTCAGTCCTCTCAGAAGGGCCAGGCCCCTCTGGAGTGGAGAGCCTCATATACCCCatgtcctcccatctcagcttggCACAGGGTGAGAGTGACAGCCCAGGGGCAGGGTTGGTAGGGGACCCAGATCCAAGCAGGGCGATGCCATCTGGCTTGAGCCCTGGGGGATTGGACAGTGATCCTGTGGGCCTTGGAGACCCTTTATCAGACACGTCGTCAAAGCTGCTGGAGGCAG CCCCCAGTGGATCCAGCCTCCCTAAGCCTGCTGACTGCCTCCTGGCCCAAGACCTCTGCTGGGAGCTGCTGGCCAGTGGCATGGCCACCTTGCCAG GGACTCGGGATGTGAAAGGTCGAGCAGTGCTGCTTCTGTGTGCCCACAGTCCAGCCTGGCTTCAGCCCGAGTGCAGCAGCCAGGAACTCATCCGCCTCCTACTCTACCTGAGAAGCATCCCCAG GCCTGAAGTCCAGGCCCTGGGACTGACGGTGCTAATAGATGCCCAAATTTGTTCCCCAAGTTCTTCCCTCTTCTTTGGGCTCAGCCAACTACAA GAAGCAGCCCCAGGGGCCTTGCACCAGGTGCTGCTAGTGGGAAGCATGCTGCTGGAGGAGGTGCCTTCCGGGCTGCAG CTGGAGCAGCTGCCTTGTCATCAGAGCCTGCTGACCCACATCCCAATGGCCGGGCTGCCCACTTGGCTAGGAGGAGGCCTGCCTTActgccatcaggcctggctgGATTTCCGGAGG GGGGCCATTGAAAGTATGAAGGCTGTGCCCCAGCCCATGGAACCTGGG GAGGTCAGTCAGCTGCTACAGCAGACAGAGGTCCTGATGCAGCAGGTGCTAGACTCACCACAGCTGGCATGGCTACAATGCCAGGGGGGCCGGGAGCTGACACGGCTGAAGCAAGAGGTCCCAGAGGTGACCCTGAGCccagactacag GACGGCAATGGACAAGGCCAATGAGCTATATGACCATGTGGATGGATTGCTGCACCAACTGACCCTGCAGAGCAATCAGCGAATACAGGCCCTAGAGTTGGTCCAAACACTTGCGACCCAGGAGGGCGGACTGCACCAG ATTGAAGTGTGGCTGCAGCAGGTGGGCTGGCCAGCACTGGAGGAGCCTGGGGAACCCTCACTGGACATGATGCTCCAGGCCCAAGGCCCTTTTCAGGAGCTGTACCAGGTTGCCCAG GAGCAGGTCAGGCAAGGAGAGAAGTTTCTGCAGCCACTGGCTGACTGGAAGGCAGCTGAGCTGGGCCCCCCTGGGGCACGCTTTCTGGCCCTGCGAGCCCAGCTGACTGAATTCTCTAGGGCCTTGGCCAGGCGGTGCCAGCGGCTCGCAGATGCTGAGAGGCTGTTTCAGCTCTTCAGGGAG GCCTTGACGTGGGCTGAGGAGGGGCAGCAGGTGTTGGCAGAGCTGGAGCAGGAGCGCCCAGGGGTTGTGTTGCAGCGGCTGCAGCTGCATTGGACCAGGCACCCTGACTTGCCTCCTGCCCATTTCCGAAAGATGTGGGCTCTGGCCACAGGTCTAGGCTCAGAGGCCATCCGCCAGGAGTGCCGCTGGGCCTGGGCGCGGTGCCAGGACACCTGGCTGGCCCTGGACCAAAAGCTCGAGGCTGCACTGAAGCTACCACTGGTGGGCAGCACCGCTAGCCTGTGTGTCAGCCAGGTCCCCACTGCACCTGCCCACCCTCCCCTGAGGAAGGCCTACAGCTTTGATCGGAATCTGGGGCAGAGTCTCAGTGAACCTGCCCGCCACCGCCACCATGCAGCCACTATTGGTGCCTGCCGCAGaccagaggctggaggaggtgCCCATTCCCAGGCATCCCCTACTGTGCCTCCACCAGGCAGCTCTGACCCCGGGAGCCCCAACAG GCTGCAGCTGGTGCTGGCAGAGATGGTGGCCACAGAGCGAGAGTATGTCCGGGCCCTAGAGTACACAATGGAGCACTATTTCCCCGAGCTGGATCGCCCCGATGTACCTCAGGGCCTCCGCGGCCAGCGTACCCACCTCTTTGGCAACCTGGAGAAGCTGCGGGACTTTCACTGCCACTTCTTCCTGCGTGAGCTGGAGGCTTGCACCCGGCACCCGCCTCGAGTGGCCTATGCCTTCCTGCGCCAT AGGGTGCAGTTTGGGATGTATGCGCTCTACAGCAAGAATAAGCCTCGCTCTGATGCCCTGATGTCCAGCTATGGGCACACCTTCTTCAAG GACAAGCAGCAAGCACTCGGGGACCACCTGGACCTGGCCTCCTACTTGCTAAAGCCCATCCAGCGCATGGGCAAGTACGCGCTGCTGCTGCAGGAGCTGGCACGGGCCTGCGGGGGTCCCACACGGGAGCTCAGCGCACTGCAGGAGGCCCAGAGCCTCGTGCAATTCCAGCTGCGGCACGGCAATGACCTACTGGCCATGGACGCCATCCAGGGCTGTGAT GTTAACCTCAAGGAACAGGGTCAGTTGGTGCGACAGGATGAGTTTGTGGTGCGCACTGGGCGCCACAAGTCCGTTCGCCGCATCTTCCTCTTCGAGGAGCTGCTGCTCTTTAGCAAGCCTCGCCATGGGCCCACAGGTGTAGACACATTTGCCTACAAGCGCTCCTTCAAG ATGGCAGACCTTGGTCTCACTGAGTGCTGTGGGGACAGCAACCTGCGCTTCGAGATCTGGTTCCGCCGCCGGAAGGCCAGGGACACCTTTGTCCTACAGGCCTCCAGCTTGGCCATCAAGCAAGCCTGGACGGCTGACATATCCTGCCTGCTCTGGAGGCAGGCCGTCCACAACAAGG AGGTGCGCATGGCTGAGATGGTGTCCATGGGTGTGGGGAACAAGGCCTTCCGAGACATTGCCCCCAGCGAGGAAGCTATCAATGACCGCACCGTCAACTATGTCCTGAAGTGCCGAG AAGTTCGCTCTCGGGCCTCCATTGCTGTGGCCCCGTTTGACTCTGACAGCCTCTACCTGGGGGCCTCAAACTCCCTTCCTGGAGACCCTGCCTCTTGCTCTGTTCTGGGGTCCCTCAACCTGCACCTGTACAGAGACCCAGCTCTTCTGGGTCGCCAATGTCCTCTGTATCCCAACTTCCTGGAGGAAGCACCactggaggccgaggtggagcTGGGCAGCCTGCCCTCTTTGA CTCCTGAGGACTCAGAGGTCTCATCCCAATGCCCGTCAGCCAGTGGCTCCAGTGGCTCTGACAGCAGCTGTGTGTCAGGGCAGGCCCTGGGTGGGGGCATCGAGGACTTATCCTAT GTCTGA
- the PLEKHG4 gene encoding puratrophin-1 isoform X5, producing the protein MERSLEDGDESPDSQGHATDWRFAVCSFRDAWEEEESASQMHNKDTGAPGPSAGAAQDEGLQDSHLSRELQLPPAADGSGDTQRGIVESSSVLSEGPGPSGVESLIYPMSSHLSLAQGESDSPGAGLVGDPDPSRAMPSGLSPGGLDSDPVGLGDPLSDTSSKLLEAAPSGSSLPKPADCLLAQDLCWELLASGMATLPGTRDVKGRAVLLLCAHSPAWLQPECSSQELIRLLLYLRSIPRPEVQALGLTVLIDAQICSPSSSLFFGLSQLQEAAPGALHQVLLVGSMLLEEVPSGLQLEQLPCHQSLLTHIPMAGLPTWLGGGLPYCHQAWLDFRRRLEALLQNCQAACVLLQGAIESMKAVPQPMEPGEVSQLLQQTEVLMQQVLDSPQLAWLQCQGGRELTRLKQEVPEVTLSPDYRTAMDKANELYDHVDGLLHQLTLQSNQRIQALELVQTLATQEGGLHQIEVWLQQVGWPALEEPGEPSLDMMLQAQGPFQELYQVAQEQVRQGEKFLQPLADWKAAELGPPGARFLALRAQLTEFSRALARRCQRLADAERLFQLFREALTWAEEGQQVLAELEQERPGVVLQRLQLHWTRHPDLPPAHFRKMWALATGLGSEAIRQECRWAWARCQDTWLALDQKLEAALKLPLVGSTASLCVSQVPTAPAHPPLRKAYSFDRNLGQSLSEPARHRHHAATIGACRRPEAGGGAHSQASPTVPPPGSSDPGSPNRLQLVLAEMVATEREYVRALEYTMEHYFPELDRPDVPQGLRGQRTHLFGNLEKLRDFHCHFFLRELEACTRHPPRVAYAFLRHDKQQALGDHLDLASYLLKPIQRMGKYALLLQELARACGGPTRELSALQEAQSLVQFQLRHGNDLLAMDAIQGCDVNLKEQGQLVRQDEFVVRTGRHKSVRRIFLFEELLLFSKPRHGPTGVDTFAYKRSFKMADLGLTECCGDSNLRFEIWFRRRKARDTFVLQASSLAIKQAWTADISCLLWRQAVHNKEMRSHSIAHTGLKLLGSNSPPILTSQTAVIIEVRMAEMVSMGVGNKAFRDIAPSEEAINDRTVNYVLKCREVRSRASIAVAPFDSDSLYLGASNSLPGDPASCSVLGSLNLHLYRDPALLGRQCPLYPNFLEEAPLEAEVELGSLPSLTPEDSEVSSQCPSASGSSGSDSSCVSGQALGGGIEDLSYV; encoded by the exons ATGGAAAGGTCCCTGGAGGATGGGGATGAGTCCCCAGACTCCCAGGGCCATGCCACAGACTGGAGGTTTGCTGTGTGCAGTTTCAGGGATGCCTGGGAAGAGGAGGAATCTGCTTCCCAGATGCACAATAAGGACACAGGTGCTCCAGGACCATCAGCGGGGGCAGCCCAGGATGAGGGGCTACAGGACAGCCACTTGTCCAGGGAGCTTCAGTTACCGCCGGCTGCAGATGGATCAGGGGATACCCAGAGGGGCATAGTAGAAAGCTCCTCAGTCCTCTCAGAAGGGCCAGGCCCCTCTGGAGTGGAGAGCCTCATATACCCCatgtcctcccatctcagcttggCACAGGGTGAGAGTGACAGCCCAGGGGCAGGGTTGGTAGGGGACCCAGATCCAAGCAGGGCGATGCCATCTGGCTTGAGCCCTGGGGGATTGGACAGTGATCCTGTGGGCCTTGGAGACCCTTTATCAGACACGTCGTCAAAGCTGCTGGAGGCAG CCCCCAGTGGATCCAGCCTCCCTAAGCCTGCTGACTGCCTCCTGGCCCAAGACCTCTGCTGGGAGCTGCTGGCCAGTGGCATGGCCACCTTGCCAG GGACTCGGGATGTGAAAGGTCGAGCAGTGCTGCTTCTGTGTGCCCACAGTCCAGCCTGGCTTCAGCCCGAGTGCAGCAGCCAGGAACTCATCCGCCTCCTACTCTACCTGAGAAGCATCCCCAG GCCTGAAGTCCAGGCCCTGGGACTGACGGTGCTAATAGATGCCCAAATTTGTTCCCCAAGTTCTTCCCTCTTCTTTGGGCTCAGCCAACTACAA GAAGCAGCCCCAGGGGCCTTGCACCAGGTGCTGCTAGTGGGAAGCATGCTGCTGGAGGAGGTGCCTTCCGGGCTGCAG CTGGAGCAGCTGCCTTGTCATCAGAGCCTGCTGACCCACATCCCAATGGCCGGGCTGCCCACTTGGCTAGGAGGAGGCCTGCCTTActgccatcaggcctggctgGATTTCCGGAGG CGGCTGGAAGCCCTACTGCAGAACTGTCAGGCGGCTTGTGTCCTGCTCCAGGGGGCCATTGAAAGTATGAAGGCTGTGCCCCAGCCCATGGAACCTGGG GAGGTCAGTCAGCTGCTACAGCAGACAGAGGTCCTGATGCAGCAGGTGCTAGACTCACCACAGCTGGCATGGCTACAATGCCAGGGGGGCCGGGAGCTGACACGGCTGAAGCAAGAGGTCCCAGAGGTGACCCTGAGCccagactacag GACGGCAATGGACAAGGCCAATGAGCTATATGACCATGTGGATGGATTGCTGCACCAACTGACCCTGCAGAGCAATCAGCGAATACAGGCCCTAGAGTTGGTCCAAACACTTGCGACCCAGGAGGGCGGACTGCACCAG ATTGAAGTGTGGCTGCAGCAGGTGGGCTGGCCAGCACTGGAGGAGCCTGGGGAACCCTCACTGGACATGATGCTCCAGGCCCAAGGCCCTTTTCAGGAGCTGTACCAGGTTGCCCAG GAGCAGGTCAGGCAAGGAGAGAAGTTTCTGCAGCCACTGGCTGACTGGAAGGCAGCTGAGCTGGGCCCCCCTGGGGCACGCTTTCTGGCCCTGCGAGCCCAGCTGACTGAATTCTCTAGGGCCTTGGCCAGGCGGTGCCAGCGGCTCGCAGATGCTGAGAGGCTGTTTCAGCTCTTCAGGGAG GCCTTGACGTGGGCTGAGGAGGGGCAGCAGGTGTTGGCAGAGCTGGAGCAGGAGCGCCCAGGGGTTGTGTTGCAGCGGCTGCAGCTGCATTGGACCAGGCACCCTGACTTGCCTCCTGCCCATTTCCGAAAGATGTGGGCTCTGGCCACAGGTCTAGGCTCAGAGGCCATCCGCCAGGAGTGCCGCTGGGCCTGGGCGCGGTGCCAGGACACCTGGCTGGCCCTGGACCAAAAGCTCGAGGCTGCACTGAAGCTACCACTGGTGGGCAGCACCGCTAGCCTGTGTGTCAGCCAGGTCCCCACTGCACCTGCCCACCCTCCCCTGAGGAAGGCCTACAGCTTTGATCGGAATCTGGGGCAGAGTCTCAGTGAACCTGCCCGCCACCGCCACCATGCAGCCACTATTGGTGCCTGCCGCAGaccagaggctggaggaggtgCCCATTCCCAGGCATCCCCTACTGTGCCTCCACCAGGCAGCTCTGACCCCGGGAGCCCCAACAG GCTGCAGCTGGTGCTGGCAGAGATGGTGGCCACAGAGCGAGAGTATGTCCGGGCCCTAGAGTACACAATGGAGCACTATTTCCCCGAGCTGGATCGCCCCGATGTACCTCAGGGCCTCCGCGGCCAGCGTACCCACCTCTTTGGCAACCTGGAGAAGCTGCGGGACTTTCACTGCCACTTCTTCCTGCGTGAGCTGGAGGCTTGCACCCGGCACCCGCCTCGAGTGGCCTATGCCTTCCTGCGCCAT GACAAGCAGCAAGCACTCGGGGACCACCTGGACCTGGCCTCCTACTTGCTAAAGCCCATCCAGCGCATGGGCAAGTACGCGCTGCTGCTGCAGGAGCTGGCACGGGCCTGCGGGGGTCCCACACGGGAGCTCAGCGCACTGCAGGAGGCCCAGAGCCTCGTGCAATTCCAGCTGCGGCACGGCAATGACCTACTGGCCATGGACGCCATCCAGGGCTGTGAT GTTAACCTCAAGGAACAGGGTCAGTTGGTGCGACAGGATGAGTTTGTGGTGCGCACTGGGCGCCACAAGTCCGTTCGCCGCATCTTCCTCTTCGAGGAGCTGCTGCTCTTTAGCAAGCCTCGCCATGGGCCCACAGGTGTAGACACATTTGCCTACAAGCGCTCCTTCAAG ATGGCAGACCTTGGTCTCACTGAGTGCTGTGGGGACAGCAACCTGCGCTTCGAGATCTGGTTCCGCCGCCGGAAGGCCAGGGACACCTTTGTCCTACAGGCCTCCAGCTTGGCCATCAAGCAAGCCTGGACGGCTGACATATCCTGCCTGCTCTGGAGGCAGGCCGTCCACAACAAGG agatgaggtctcactctattgctcacactggtctcaaactcctgggctcaaacagtcctcccatcttgacctcccaaactgccgtgattatag AGGTGCGCATGGCTGAGATGGTGTCCATGGGTGTGGGGAACAAGGCCTTCCGAGACATTGCCCCCAGCGAGGAAGCTATCAATGACCGCACCGTCAACTATGTCCTGAAGTGCCGAG AAGTTCGCTCTCGGGCCTCCATTGCTGTGGCCCCGTTTGACTCTGACAGCCTCTACCTGGGGGCCTCAAACTCCCTTCCTGGAGACCCTGCCTCTTGCTCTGTTCTGGGGTCCCTCAACCTGCACCTGTACAGAGACCCAGCTCTTCTGGGTCGCCAATGTCCTCTGTATCCCAACTTCCTGGAGGAAGCACCactggaggccgaggtggagcTGGGCAGCCTGCCCTCTTTGA CTCCTGAGGACTCAGAGGTCTCATCCCAATGCCCGTCAGCCAGTGGCTCCAGTGGCTCTGACAGCAGCTGTGTGTCAGGGCAGGCCCTGGGTGGGGGCATCGAGGACTTATCCTAT GTCTGA